Proteins encoded in a region of the Onthophagus taurus isolate NC chromosome 10, IU_Otau_3.0, whole genome shotgun sequence genome:
- the LOC111428495 gene encoding G-protein coupled receptor dmsr-1: protein MSEDLKYIYIKNITIMTQNNIAIVSINNKTFEIHGLENLDNNTDYEIGMCNVCNSSITSYVQIYAEYHGYLAFIVCIFGTIANIFNIIVLTRKEMACVPINRILTGLAVTDMLLMVEYMIFAYYYHAVVMKEYQFPYWGAVFMLVHIHFTQIAHTVSICLTLTLAVWRYLAIGYPERSSVLCSETRCTIAICLSYVLPIILCIPTYFAFSIKGVQVEEDGKFYVLYTSSISSNENFIIFNLWTYAVVMKLFPCLILTVISAWLIKTLYKAKKRKKVLKSYNQIPKETVDSSGNIKKKSKAERRAERTTKMLVAVLILFLITEFPQGIFGLLSGLKGKCFFLSCYQEFGDIMDMLALLNGSINFILYCSMNRMFRVMFGQMFRKRIFIKLSGKSRNTDAHTTTTAMAVTNTTEI, encoded by the exons ATGTCAGAAGACCTAAAATACATCTACATAAAGAACATAACAATCATGACGCAAAATAACATAGCCATTGTTTCGATTAACAACAAAACCTTTGAAATTCACGGACTTGAAAATCTCGACAACAACACAGATTATGAAATCGGGATGTGTAACGTTTGTAACTCTTCGATTACATCGTATGTGCAAATTTACGCTGAATATCACGGATATTTGGCGTTCATCGTTTGTATTTTTGGAACTattgcaaatattttcaacatcaTAGTTTTAACGAGAAAAGAAATGGCATGTGTTCCAATAAATCGAATTCTTACTGGACTAGCTGTTACCGATATGCTCTTGATGGTCGAATATATGATTTTCGCTTATTATTATCACGCCGTTGTTATGAAAGAGTATCAATTTCCTTATTGGGGAGCTGTTTTTATGTTGGTACACATTCATTTTACTCAAATAGCACATACAGTATCGATTTGTTTAACTTTAACATTAGCTGTATGGCGATATTTAGCTATTGG atATCCTGAAAGAAGTAGCGTTCTCTGTTCAGAAACTCGATGTACCATAGCGATATGTCTAAGTTATGTACTTCCGATCATTCTTTGCATCCCAACATATTTTGCTTTTTCAATCAAAGGAGTACAAGTCGAAGAAGACGGAAAATTTTACGTCTTGTACACTTCGAGTATATCGTCgaacgaaaattttattatatttaatttatggaCTTACGCCGTTGTAATGAAATTGTTCCCCTGTTTGATTTTAACCGTAATTAGTGCTTggttaattaaaactttatataaagcaaaaaaacgtaaaaaggTTTTAAAATCGTATAACCAAATCCCAAAAGAAACTGTTGATTCTAGTgggaatattaaaaagaaatcaaaagcGGAAAGAAGAGCCGAGAGAACGACTAAAATGTTGGTtgcagttttaattttatttctcattACTGAATTTCCTCAAGGGATTTTCGGATTATTAAGCGGATTAAAAGGAAAGTGTTTCTTTTTGAGTTGTTATCAAGAATTCGGAGATATAATGGATATGTTGGCTTTATTAAACGGctcgattaattttatattgtatTGTTCCATGAATAGGATGTTCAGGGTAATGTTTGGACAGATGTTCAGGAAACGCATTTTCATCAAATTAAGCGGAAAATCCAGGAATACGGATGCGCATACAACCACAAC aGCAATGGCTGTGACGAACACAACAGAAATATGA